Below is a window of Catalinimonas alkaloidigena DNA.
TCAACCTGAGCCTCGACGGCCACATTCTGCCGGAGCGTACCCGGGTGATCGAACTGGAAGCGGGCCTGCAACTGTCGAAGTCGATGTTCCTGACCGCCAACCTGTTCGACATGAATACGCAAGACCCCATCTTTTATTTCTACGACGAAGCCACTGAATCGGAAGGGTACACCAACTACGAGCGGACCGGCAGCCGGGGCCTGGAAGTGGAATACAACGTGAAGACCGAGTGGGGTTTTATTCACCTCAACTACGCGTTCTACTCGGCCGCCGGCAGAAAGCAGACCGAAGCGTACGAGGTAGCGGACCAGCCACACGCCCGGCTGGCGTTTCCGGTGCACCGGGTGAACCTGAACAGTAGTTTTCGCCTGTTCCGCGACTGGCGGCTCAGCCCCACGGCCTCCGTGTCGAGCGCGCGCTACGCCTACCTGGCCGACGCATCGCTCGCCCGCTTTGCCCCCACCTACCTGGCGAACGTGTTCGTACAACGTCAGCACTTCCTTACCAAAGGCCTGGAAGCCGGCGTGGGCGTTTACGACGTGTTTAACCAGCGCTACACGTTTCTGCAACCTTACGACGGTGGGCACGCGCCCCTGCCCGGCACCGCCCGCGAGTGGGTCGTTCGCCTTTCGTACACCCTGGATTTCAACTAGCCGCCACCATGACCAAGCTCTACCGCGCCCTCTTCCTGGCCATGCTCATCGCCCTCTTCGGCCAGACCCGATACGCTCAGGCACAGGAGATTAACAGCAAAATCACGACGGTGTTCGTGTTTAGCTTTGCCAAGTATATTCAGTGGCCGCCGCAGGCCAGCAACGGCAATTTTGTGATCGGGGTACTGGGCAAAACCGACGTAACGCCGGAGTTGCATCTGCTGGCTGCCTCGCGCAAGCTGGGCGCACGGCAAATCGAAATCCGGGAGATCGGCGACGCCAGCCAACTGGAGGCCATCCGCGCCTGTCACCTGTTGTTTGTGGCCGAACGCGAAACACGCTCCCTCAAAGCCATCGCCGCTCAACTGGAACACGATCCGGTGCTGCTGGTCAGCAACGGCTGGGGATCGCTCAAGCAAACCGGCAGCATGATTCACATCTTTCTGGACGAAGAGTCCGACCGGGTCCGCTTCGAACTGAACCGCGAGCTGATGGCCCAGGTCCACCTGAAACCCTCCGCCCAACTCATTTCGCTCGCCGACGTAAAATAATCGCTTCGTTTGTCCGTACAAGAAGAGAAGTTGCCCTGTTCGGCCCGCTTCCTTTCTTCTCAAAAGCGTATGGTTAGATCAAATTTGGTACTTTCGAAGCTCAAACTCAGTGCTATGCGTACCTTCTCCATTCTAATGCTCGCCCTTTTGCTGGGAGCCGCTTCCTGTAACAAGACCTCTTCGCCGGCCGAGTTGGCCCAACTGCAAACGCAGGCCGATTCGCTGCGCGACAGCCTTGACCACTACTGGCAGGTGATGATGGTTTCGGACGACGTGAAGGCCTACAACGTCGGTCGACTGTTGCAGGAGCTTTCCTACGCGGACAGCGCCGACCCCATTGCCCTGGAACGGGTACGCATGCAACAGGAAGCTATCCTGTCGAAACGGTACGACCGGCAATCGATGGCAGAATCGGCCGCCATCGACCGGTACGACGCCGCGACCGACTCGCTGCTGCGGAGCGCTTTTCAGCTGGCCGCCACGACGCCAGGCTTCGAAAACTACAAGAACGGAGCTGACCTGGCGCGGGAGATCAAACAGGCTGACGACAGCATTCTGCTCTACCGCAACGAGTACGACGAATGGGCCAAGTCTTACAATCTGTTCCTGAAGCAGCACGGCGACGATCTGCAGGTGCTGGGCGAGCCGTATACCACTTGGCAGCCGCTGCCCATTTTCGAGCTCAGCGAGTAGCGCCCGTCTCCCCTTGCTGGGACCGGCACCCTGCCGAATTGGTGACATTTTGTTGCCGCAACTTTGCTATACTCTAGTGGTTCGCCACGCCTACCGGCGTGTTTTCAGCCTACATTCCGGGGTTACCAAAGTCATGTACCAATTATTGTAACATTATAAAAACTAGACTCTTAAGCCTTGCTACTTTCGTTTCCGGAATCATCTGCTTGATTCTCTGACGCTATTTTCACCTGAAGATTAACGCATGAAACGATTGTACCAATGGCTCTGGGGAGCGGCACTCTTGCTCGGAGGTCCGCTATACGGCCAGAGTTACCTGGGTATTGCGAACAGTAACTACGCAGGTACCAACGGGATCTACATGAATCCCGCCAATGCCGCCGACTCGCGGTATCTCGTTCACTTCAACCTTGGCACCGCCGGGGTGAACCTGTCGAACAACTATTTCCAGTACAATGCGCCTTTCTCGCCCTGGGCGATTTTGCGCGATCGCGTCCCGGAACAGTACCTGAACGCTGACGGAAAAGTACAATTTGAGAACACGTTCCTGATCGAGAAGATCAATGGCCGGAGCAAGATGATGCACCTCGGTGCAGACGTGCGTGGCCCTTCGCTGCTCATTGCCTGGAACCAGCGCAACAGCATCGGCCTGTCTACGCGGCTGCGCACCGCCTTCCAGGTCAACAACATGACGGAAAGCCTCGCGCGTACCCTCCGCTACCAGATGGATCATGAAGACCTGTTTGGCGTAAAACAAGAGAATACGCAGTACATGGCGAATGTCAATGCCTACACCGAATATGGCGTGACGTTCGCGCGCGTGTACATGGAAGAAGGTCCGCACTTCATCAAATCGGGCGTTACCCTCAAGTTGCTGAACGGCGTCTACTCAGCCTACATGCACAACCAGGGTACCGACCTGACCGTCTACTCGGCCGATTCGCTGGAAATCCATCAGGCCAACCTGGCGATGGGCTATACCAGCGAGAACCAGACGATCGACGGCAACTCGTTTTTCCGTTCTCCGTCGGGGCGTGGCTTCGGAGCCGACCTCGGGCTGGTGTACGAGTACCGCCCGGATTTTGAAGACCACCAGTTTAAACTGGATGGGCAACCCCGTACCGATGGAAAAGTAAACAAGTATACCCTCCGGCTCAGCGCCGCGTTGCTCGACGTCGGCAATATCTCTTATTCGAACCGCGACCACGTCCGGACCTACACCGCCCAGACGGGCATGCTTTCTTCGGCTTACATGACCGACATGGAAGGCGAAGAGTTTGAGGATTTCGAAGATGTAAAAACGTACGTGGATTCGTTGCTGGGCATCACACCCGGCGAAAAGCGTTTTAACGCAGGACTGCCTACGGCACTGAATTTACAGGCCGACGTTAAAGTCGCCAACCGCCTGTACATCAATGCGACCTGGATGCAAAGCCTGCGGGGACGCAATTTTGTCGGCATGCGCGAAAACACCTACGTTGCCGTGACTCCTCGCGTAGAATTCCGTTGGTTGGAAATCGCGTTCCCCATGTCGCTGACCAACAACTTCTTCAACTTCAACTTCGGTCCGATGGTACGCCTCGGTCCCGTCTTTGCCGGCTCGGACAACCTGGCGGGCCTGATGGGCAAAAGTCGCTCGCACGGCATGGATTTCTACATGGGCGCTTCCATTCCGATCGGGCGCGTCAACCTGCGTAAGAAAGACCGCGACAACGACGGCGTGTCGAACCGCAAAGACCAATGTCCGGAAGCGGCGGGTTCCTGGGAAACCGGCGGCTGCCCCGATACCGATGGCGACGGTGTGCTGAACCGCGACGACCGCTGCCCGAACCTGGCAGGTCCTGCGAACCTGGGCGGTTGCCCGGACAGCGACGGCGACGGCGTAATCGACTCGAAAGACCGCTGCAAAGACATCCCGGGAAGTGCTGAACTGTTCGGCTGCCCCGATACCGACGGCGACGGCATCAACGATCACGACGACCTCTGCCCCGACGTGGCTGGTTCGGCTACGGCCAACGGTTGCCCCGATAGCGACGGCGACGGTGTAGCCGACAAGGACGACAAGTGCCCGACGCTGGCCGGTCCGGAGAAATACCAGGGTTGCCCCGATACCGACGGCGACAAAGTGCCCGATCCAGACGACAAGTGTCCTGAGTTGCCGGGTATTGCGAAGTGGAACGGTTGTCCGGATACCGACTTCGACGGCCTGCCGGACGACATCGATGCCTGCCCAACGGTACGCGGCTCGGCGAAGATGAACGGCTGCCCCGACAAAGACTTCGACGGCGTAGTCGACCACGAGGACGAGTGTCCGTCGCAATTCGGTTCGCCGGAAAACAACGGATGTCCGCTCGTGAAAGTGGCCGAAACCGATCAGCTGGCCGACCTGACTCAGGATGAAGAAGAGACGTTGCGCGCCGCCTTCGAACACCTGGAGTTCGAATCTGGCAAAGCCGTGATCCGCGCCGATTCGAAAGCCAACCTGGACGATCTGGCCAAGATCCTGATCAAGAAAAGCGCCTATCGCCTGCGCATCGACGGCCACACCGATAACGTGGGCAGCGACGCGGCCAACCTGAAACTGAGCCGCGACCGCGCCGAAGCTGTCAAGCTGTATCTGGTGCAGAAGCGTGTCAGCGCCACGCATATCCTGACCGAAGGCTACGGGGAAACCCGCCCGGCAGCCTCGAACGATACAGAAGCGGGCCGCCAGCGGAACCGAAGAGTTGAGCTAAAGGTGATAAAATAGGGTTAGCATGACGGAAAGGCACTCCTGCTTTTCCCACGAAAAAGCCGCCGCGGGTTCCGCGGCGGCTTTTTGCTTTCCATCCCTCTGACCTACTCCGTTAGGCCGCAGGTATTCTCTGCAGAGCTACTTCGCTTCCTCCTGCCATTTTTCTGCACACAATGGGTACCTTCGTCGCGCTTTAACCCACGTTTTCCTTTCACTATGATTCGTTTTTACTGGCTCCTCTCCTTCTTTGTACTTGTTACCGCAAGCTTTGCGCAAACCGACGACGCCGCCACCATCCAAAAAATTTACAACGAGGCTTTGCAAAACGGCCAGAGCTACGAGAACCTCCGCTTCCTGACCAAAGAGATCGGGGCCCGGTTGAGTGGCTCGCCCCAAGCCGCCGCTGCCGTTGAGTGGGGACGCCAGGTAATGGATACGTTGGGCCTGGATCGGGTGTATTTACAGGAAGTGATGGTGCCTCACTGGGTGCGGGGCGCGCGGGAACAGGGGCGCATCCTTTCGCAGCGCTCCGGCGCGGGTCAGGAGGTCAACCTTTGTGCGTTAGGGAATTCTATCGGCACGGGTCCGGCAGGCGTGGTTGGCGAAGTGGTCGAAGTACACGGCCTGGAAGAACTCGATGCGCTGGGTCGTGCGCAACTGGCAGGCAAGATTGTGTTTTTCAACCGGCCGTTCGATCCTGCGCTGGTCAACACCTTTGAAGCCTACGGCGGCGCGGTCGACCAACGGGGCGGAGGCGCCTCGGCCGCTGCCCAATACGGCGCGGTGGGAGTCGTGGTCCGTTCCATGACCACGCGCCTCGACGACGTTCCCCACACCGGCAGCTTGCGCTACGCAGCCGATGTTCCCAAAATTCCGGCCGTGGCGATCAGCACAAACGACGCTGACCGGCTCAGTCGGCAACTGACGCTGGAACCCGACCTGAAGTTCTATTTCGAAACCCACTGCCAGATGCTGGACGACGTCTTGTCTTACAACGTGATCGGCGAAATCAAAGGCACTCAATTTCCGAACGAAGTGATTCTGGTGGGTGGGCACCTCGACTCGTGGGATCTGGGCGAAGGCGCGCACGACGACGGGGCAGGCTGCGTGCAGGCAATGGAAGTACTACGTATCCTTAAATCGTTGGGAATCAAGCCCAAACACACCATCCGGGCGGTGCTGTTTATGAACGAAGAAAACGGCCTGCGTGGGGGACGAAAGTACGCCGAAGTCGCCCAGGCGAACCGCGAAAAGCACCTGGTTGCCATCGAATCGGACCGGGGTGGGTTTACGCCCCGCGGGTTTGAAACCAACGCCTCACCGGCGCAACTCAAACGCATGCAGGGCTGGGTGACTCTGCTGGCACCTTACGGACTTCACGAGATGATTGCGGGGGGCGGCGGGGCCGACATCGGGCCGCTGGAAGCGCAGGGAACCGTGCTGATGGAATACCTGCCCGATCCGCAACGGTACTTCGATTACCACCACACCAACATCGACACGTTCGAGGCGGTCAACCGACGCGAACTGGAGTTAGGCGCCGCCGCCATGGCTTCGCTGGTGTATCTGTTGGACCGCCACGGCCTCGGCAAGGCCAAATAACGCACGCTTACTTGTTAGTAGCGCTCACGCCCAGCTTTTGTCGCTGTGCACTAGCCCAGGACTTGATCAGCGCAATCTTCTCGTCGGTCATGTTGGCATCGGTGTGCAGCCACGTGTAGGCCGGAAGGGGCATGTGCCCCTCTTCTACTTCTTCCACAATCTCTTCCAGTTTGTGGTCCATGCGCTTGGGCGCGTACGAAGCAAATTCCGAGAAATTCAGCTCTTCTTTCCCCTCTTCGATGTGATGATTAAGCCACCAGCTGACCGGATTGATCTGCGCATACCAGGGATACACCGTGTGGTTCGAGTGGCAATCGTAACACGAAGTTTTGAGAGCGACCATCACGTTGTCGGGCACCTCCACGGCGTGCGTAATGTCCCGCGGCGTATTTTCCTCACCGGCGTTGGCTTCCGGACGGATGAACTGGATGAGCACCAGCAGGGCGACGAGGCTGAGTAAAACGATGCGTTTGGTTTTCATAAGCGGAACGTTTGCAAGGCCGGGTGATATCTGCAAAAGTAGGAATCCGCTGCAGACCTCCTGCATTCGTCCCCCCTTCTCACGCGTGATCCTGATAATACTCAGGTCGTGGTACCGCCGCAGCTTGATCCCGCCCCGGCGGTGCACCCGTAACAGTGCTGCCCCACGACGATAGGACGAGTCTCTAAGGCCGCCGCATCAAAATCCCGGACGTGCTGGGGACTTCCGTCAGCGGTGGTCAGGTCCAGCATCTGGTTAAAGTCGCAGTCGTATAGAAAGCCATCCCAACCGACCGAGAGCGTG
It encodes the following:
- a CDS encoding DUF5723 family protein produces the protein MKRLYQWLWGAALLLGGPLYGQSYLGIANSNYAGTNGIYMNPANAADSRYLVHFNLGTAGVNLSNNYFQYNAPFSPWAILRDRVPEQYLNADGKVQFENTFLIEKINGRSKMMHLGADVRGPSLLIAWNQRNSIGLSTRLRTAFQVNNMTESLARTLRYQMDHEDLFGVKQENTQYMANVNAYTEYGVTFARVYMEEGPHFIKSGVTLKLLNGVYSAYMHNQGTDLTVYSADSLEIHQANLAMGYTSENQTIDGNSFFRSPSGRGFGADLGLVYEYRPDFEDHQFKLDGQPRTDGKVNKYTLRLSAALLDVGNISYSNRDHVRTYTAQTGMLSSAYMTDMEGEEFEDFEDVKTYVDSLLGITPGEKRFNAGLPTALNLQADVKVANRLYINATWMQSLRGRNFVGMRENTYVAVTPRVEFRWLEIAFPMSLTNNFFNFNFGPMVRLGPVFAGSDNLAGLMGKSRSHGMDFYMGASIPIGRVNLRKKDRDNDGVSNRKDQCPEAAGSWETGGCPDTDGDGVLNRDDRCPNLAGPANLGGCPDSDGDGVIDSKDRCKDIPGSAELFGCPDTDGDGINDHDDLCPDVAGSATANGCPDSDGDGVADKDDKCPTLAGPEKYQGCPDTDGDKVPDPDDKCPELPGIAKWNGCPDTDFDGLPDDIDACPTVRGSAKMNGCPDKDFDGVVDHEDECPSQFGSPENNGCPLVKVAETDQLADLTQDEEETLRAAFEHLEFESGKAVIRADSKANLDDLAKILIKKSAYRLRIDGHTDNVGSDAANLKLSRDRAEAVKLYLVQKRVSATHILTEGYGETRPAASNDTEAGRQRNRRVELKVIK
- a CDS encoding YfiR family protein, with the translated sequence MTKLYRALFLAMLIALFGQTRYAQAQEINSKITTVFVFSFAKYIQWPPQASNGNFVIGVLGKTDVTPELHLLAASRKLGARQIEIREIGDASQLEAIRACHLLFVAERETRSLKAIAAQLEHDPVLLVSNGWGSLKQTGSMIHIFLDEESDRVRFELNRELMAQVHLKPSAQLISLADVK
- a CDS encoding heme-binding domain-containing protein, with protein sequence MKTKRIVLLSLVALLVLIQFIRPEANAGEENTPRDITHAVEVPDNVMVALKTSCYDCHSNHTVYPWYAQINPVSWWLNHHIEEGKEELNFSEFASYAPKRMDHKLEEIVEEVEEGHMPLPAYTWLHTDANMTDEKIALIKSWASAQRQKLGVSATNK
- a CDS encoding M20/M25/M40 family metallo-hydrolase — translated: MIRFYWLLSFFVLVTASFAQTDDAATIQKIYNEALQNGQSYENLRFLTKEIGARLSGSPQAAAAVEWGRQVMDTLGLDRVYLQEVMVPHWVRGAREQGRILSQRSGAGQEVNLCALGNSIGTGPAGVVGEVVEVHGLEELDALGRAQLAGKIVFFNRPFDPALVNTFEAYGGAVDQRGGGASAAAQYGAVGVVVRSMTTRLDDVPHTGSLRYAADVPKIPAVAISTNDADRLSRQLTLEPDLKFYFETHCQMLDDVLSYNVIGEIKGTQFPNEVILVGGHLDSWDLGEGAHDDGAGCVQAMEVLRILKSLGIKPKHTIRAVLFMNEENGLRGGRKYAEVAQANREKHLVAIESDRGGFTPRGFETNASPAQLKRMQGWVTLLAPYGLHEMIAGGGGADIGPLEAQGTVLMEYLPDPQRYFDYHHTNIDTFEAVNRRELELGAAAMASLVYLLDRHGLGKAK